One part of the Desulfomicrobium apsheronum genome encodes these proteins:
- a CDS encoding hydrogenase iron-sulfur subunit, with the protein MNQEFEPAILAFVCNWCTYTAADLAGTSRMVQQPNVRLVRMMCTGMVDPKYVIKALLSGADGVLVSGCHPGDCHYINGNYKARRRVKLLNEILPQFGIDERRLRLTWVGASEGNEFAATVNNFINEIRELGPLDVRGMAAL; encoded by the coding sequence ATGAACCAGGAATTTGAACCCGCCATTCTGGCTTTTGTCTGCAACTGGTGCACCTACACCGCCGCCGATCTGGCCGGAACCTCGCGCATGGTGCAGCAGCCCAATGTCCGCCTGGTGCGCATGATGTGCACGGGCATGGTCGATCCCAAATATGTCATCAAGGCCCTTCTGTCCGGGGCCGACGGAGTGCTCGTCAGCGGCTGCCATCCCGGCGACTGCCACTACATAAACGGCAACTACAAGGCCCGGCGGCGGGTCAAGCTTTTAAACGAGATCCTGCCGCAGTTCGGCATCGACGAACGGCGGCTGCGGCTGACCTGGGTCGGGGCCAGCGAAGGCAATGAATTCGCGGCCACGGTCAATAATTTCATCAATGAAATACGAGAGCTCGGCCCGCTGGACGTGCGCGGCATGGCAGCCCTTTAA